The following nucleotide sequence is from Planctomycetia bacterium.
TCGGGCCACTGCTTTTCCTGCAGTCCGATCACAAGTCGAGCGGGTTCGCTTGGTACATCGTCACGCGGAGCCGGAAGACGCGGCACGATCGTAGTATCGCGTCGAGGTCTTGAAACGGGTCAGGGAGATTCCAAAGGTAAGACCGGTCGCCGCAGTCCGTTGCGACGACCGATCGAGGAGCGTTCGCCTAGGGTCTACTTCTTCTCGGCCCGCTTCATGACGTTGGTCTCGAGTTGGCCGAAGACCTGTTCGTGGCGGGCGACGCTCATGCCGAGGGCTTGGAGCAGGCGCTTGGCGGTGTAGTAGTTGAGGACGAGCCGTTGCTCGACGGCGATCGTTTCGCTGGAGCCCATCGGATGGGCGTTGAGGCCGAAGTCGATGATCAGTTCTTCGGGCGTGCCGGTGACGCGGCAGAAGTTGGCGTAGGCGGCGACGAGCTTCGATTCGTCGAGCTTGACCGGTTGCGGTGGGACGGGAGCCGAGTCGTGCGGGGTGGCGGCGGAGACGAGAGCGGTCGGGGTGGTGGCCATGGCAGGCTTCCTTTCAAGTGAGAACGAACGAGACAGTGAGTACCGAAGCAAGGCCGAGCGCAAGCTCAACCGGGCAGATCGAGGTGCGGGTCGAGGCCGAGCGGGTGGGCCGATTCGTTCCGCTGCTTTTCGAAGGCGAGCAGCCGCTTACGGTGCCGGAACTTTCGTGTTTCGACGGCCTTCTGAGCCCGCTTGAACCAGCGTTCGAGATTCGATGACGCTAAGCTATCGGCACCGACGCGAGCGCCGAGCCGGTTGAGTTGTCGCGCGCGACGCGGCGAGAGTCCTTCGCGCAAGAGCTCGTCTTCGAGCGCGAGGTGATAACGAAACGAGCCGGGGTCTCCTTGCCGACCGCAGCGACCGACGAGTTGGCGATCGA
It contains:
- a CDS encoding DUF3467 domain-containing protein, encoding MATTPTALVSAATPHDSAPVPPQPVKLDESKLVAAYANFCRVTGTPEELIIDFGLNAHPMGSSETIAVEQRLVLNYYTAKRLLQALGMSVARHEQVFGQLETNVMKRAEKK